Within the Takifugu rubripes chromosome 8, fTakRub1.2, whole genome shotgun sequence genome, the region ATGGTTCTCTCTAATGTCACGCCCAAGTGTTTTTTCCACATCTTCGGTCCAATAGTTAGGCCCTTGCACCCCGCTGACCAGCTGACATCCTGAGatcttgtattttatttttaattgagAACAAAATAAACTCTCAAACAACTAATGTTAGCATCCCGAAACACTGGGACCCATTGGGCCTCATATAGTTCTGTCCATGTCTATGATGACTTGGCAAAGACTGATGGACATTTCTGGTAACTGGTGGAGGTCAAAGGTAGAAATGATGCTTTTATAACTTTATTGATGACAGGGACAGACTGTCGTATTCTTTTGGCTTTGCCGGAACTCTGAAAACCAGACGGCTGCTCTCATTTGACAGGATATAAATCAACGAAGGCCACTTTCCGAAAGAGGAACTGAGGataaaatgttaataataaaGGCCGGTTCATGTTGCATCAGCTTTACTGACCAGAACTTCTGTGATTGCCTGGTTTCTAACAATAACGTCATTCCATATTATGTTCTGAGTTAGTTACGTGACTTGGAAAAGTGGAACAAAGCCCTTAGACTCGTTAACTTAGCCTGAGGTGGTTTCCTCTTCTGGCCTGTTGAAGGTTCCTTTTTCCAACTTTTCTTTCATAGAGATCCTCAATTTCCTCCAGGCTCAACCGTGTGTTGACACTGACCATTCAAGGAGCCGAAATATTCTGCTACTTTGAACAGTTAAGCTAGCCCAGCCCCGTCCTATCACAGATCTCGCTCACATTTACCTTTTATTTCGTAAACTTGACGGTTTCAGTCATCGGTAGCACTCGATAAATATATGAATTACTGACCGTTAGCTCTTAGATGGCATTTCGATCTGAGATCTAACTTTCTCTTATTAGCACAAAACACTGCCTAGTTGAGGTAGCTTCATTCAATGGGTTTATTATTGATAAGATTAAAATTGCCTAAAATTAAACACTTTAACGTGACAGCTTCACTGAAACCATCTTGTATTCCCCAGTGACAGTAACACACCCATGTACTACAGTTGAATTACTCCAACTTGTTGGGTGCTTGGTGTTTTTCACCCCAAATCAAACAGCATTCTCAGAAGAAGCCTGTAAATGATAGTTCTTTGCAGCCTGCTAGCTTGTGTATCAGTTGCTTAATTTGACATGATGGATTAAGTGGCAAAAGCTACAGCGTTAATATGAAAGGTGTAGTTAATCAGTCCGAGATACTTTAATTGGGATTAAGGATGTAGCATATCAAGTGCAGGCCCTTTGTTTTGATCTGAAGCAGTTCAACTCTATTCTGAATGTTAATGCtgaccagtgagaggagcatTTGTCACCTCATTCTGTGTTTCAGTCTCTGAAGAGCTCTTTCTTGCTCCAGTTCAACATGTCTGAACAAAACCTGAAGAGTTTGTGGCAAGCTGCCTACCCTGTCCTTGCCTGTTTTTATATACACACTCTtttgagtgggtgtgtacctacATTAGATGCTCCATTATGTCACCACCGGCCCGAGAATAGTTCCAGTGTGTCCCGCTAGGCACCGACGCGGGTGTGACGTTCAGACCTCCACTTTTACTGGGCCAAACCCAGTCGAAACAGGGGCTCCACTGTTTCCCCAACGTCAGGCACACCCAGAGGCACACTCataagtgcacacacacatggaacCTATTAAGGGTTTTCTCCCTGCCACCGTTTGAATGCCCCTCGAAGCAGATCCGAACCAGCAAGGGCAGTGGCCCCCATCATAGACAAGCTGTGACGTAGCGGTAATCAAAGGTAGTGGGTTTCAGATGTTTTCCCAGCCTTGAATATACAGTACTTGAAGGAACCATTATGAAACTTTGCATCAGTACCTACAATGTCACTGAGCTAGATTGTCTTTCTTAACAGCTTATATCTGATTGGACGCTGTGGGTGCGTTTGTTGAGTAAATGAAAGTTTGTTAAATGCAGACAGAATGTTACCAAAGGTCTGCAAGAAAATAGATTTCATTCTAAACATTTTTGCTTCAGCCTTGTAATTACCTCACTTCCAAAAGAACAAACtcataaatgttaaaataaatttgAGTTGTGTGTTAAATTGTGTTTATAACGTTTTTTGATAAAATTCTGCTCAATCTGGTGACAGATTAGTTATTTATTGAGGTCCGTTGTCAATTACGTTTTTCACACCTGCACCCCCTCTGAGTTGGCTACAGCACTTGCTTTATAATCATTTTTTGGGTAAAGTTTTAGTCATATATCATTAAAAATGTAGGGAAACATCTCGATCAACAGCCGAATCTTTGGTGATTGGGCGGGAGACTGATGTGATGACGGGTTCGCCCACATTCTTGTACAATGGCGGTAATTAGCAACGTGTTGCCCACTTTAAGTTTCTGCTAATGGTATCATTGGATAGCTACGGATACCGAAACCGCCAGTTGCGGCTAACATCCATTATAATTTTGATGGAATATGTTCTGAAGCATTTAATTGTGTAAAGCTCAAAATGGAGCTAACTTATGGACACATATcaattactattattattattattatatatttcacCCCGATTAGATTCCACAAATTCCATTGTAACTACAAAATGCTACGTTAGTCAACTGCTAGCCATCCCGCCATGCACCGTCAGTACCGACTCACTTGTAAATCATTGAAACCCCCCTCCGCGTCCACGCGCGGTCACGCGCGCCACGAGCTCGCGCCCACTCGGTTTAAAAACGGTCTCCCCGCGAGCTGACCGACTCACTCCCCCTCAGAACACAGTGCGAATCAGTCCGCGGGTCACGTCCACGTCGCTCTTACCCTCCGAGCTCACTAGGAGTTTGAACGCAACTACGTCGGATgtaatttgggttttttttgtagatATAAAGGCGGCAGGTAAACCTGGTGGTCCGCGAGGAGCGCGCGACGCAGCGGTTCACGAGGAGGGCGTTTGCATGAGACTGTGTCCAGGTGAGTTTGAACTTCCAGAAACTGGGATGAGAGTTTAGGGGCAAATGCTCTTATAAACTGCACGAATTGACTTTATCCAACAAGAACGCAACTGGTTGTAAGAGGATGGGTTGTTTTCGGATGCTCTGCGAACCGCACTCGAAAATTCGTCAATTTCAAGTTAATCTAGTTCATGCTCGAAGATTGAAGTCGGTTTGAGCGTCTTTCCACTTGGTTCATATTCTCCGAGCCTTAACGTCTAATTCGGCTGTGAATGACGGAGTGTGGCTGCCAGCAGACGTGACCTAAAGCGGGTTTTGTTGGTCTGGCAGCACGTTTTTACGCCAGGCGACTCTTCTTAAAGCTCCAGGTAGTTTGATGGACTTTGATGCACAGTGGCACCTTGTTCATTTAGCGCGGCGATTATAAGTGAGGCAACTATCTCTGGTTTACGGTTTAAACATCAGAATGAATGATATTAGCTCACCATGTAGGACCTTCAATTTTTTTAGGTGAAAGTTGTGCATGTTGGAGTTTTTGTGGTCACTGCCCGCATGTCCTGACATCCTTTCTAAGATGTGACACACTCTCAGAAGCATGCCATTGTTTCAGAGAGGAATATTTTGGCGATGGGGGGTAGCAAAGCTGTTTCCTGGACTCCAACAATGGCCCCAACCGTTGGCGGTTCTCTGCAACCCTTGTCCGAGGACGGAGCGAGGATGTTAGAAGAATGGCCGAGaaaagagaaagggaggaaaacacaacatttttaACACAATAGGGAACAAGCTGTTCTGGGATTTTGTAGGATGGGAGACAATGGGGGGGGCTGATGTGGATGTTGCATAAGTTCTGAGTCGGCAAGGTCACCGAAGTCATGGAGGTATCGAGGTGGTAGGAGGGTAGTTTTTACTCCCTGGGTTACATCAACCTTTACCTTTCTAGTATTTTTCTAAAATGTAGCCAGACCTGATGGTGAATATTTAACGGCTGTGGTGAATGAATATTCCTCACTTGCGTCACGGATTATTTTCTGTTggcctttgtttttccacagtgTCACAAGCTTTGTGTCAAAGTAAAAGTGTGACGCTGTTCATAGGCTCACTGTTGACGTCTTATCGTCTCCTTGGTTGCAGATAGCGGCAGTGGATGCAACCACGCTACGTCGACAGACTGTCGGCGGGATAGCGGGAGAGACGTCGGAGAGGACGGTCTGACCATCGGGCTTGCTGAAAGTTCCTCCAAACGCAGTTTCAAAATGTCCCTGAGTACATTCCACCTCATGCAGACCATTAAGAACTCCCCCGCAGCGCTGCGGCGCCGCTTTCGCCGCGACCGCACCGAGTCTTTGTCCCACGGCGACCCTCTCTTCAAGGTGCACTACCTGGGCACGGAAAAGATCTTCTCCCTGGACCGGGAACAGGCCCAGGAGGCCATCAACCACTTGCTAGAAGGAATTGCGAACGGAAAGAAGCTGGGCAAAGATCACGCCCTGGTGGTGCGGCCGAGATACGTCGAGGTCAAAGAGCTGAGCACGGGCCGCCAGCTCACGAAGACCTACCTGCAGGACATTGCGTACTGCGCCGCCGACGCCAACCGGCCCAACGTCTTCCTGTACATCTGCAAGCACCacgggcagcagctgcagtgccGCGTGTTCTGGTGCAGCCGAGCGGAGCGGG harbors:
- the LOC105416852 gene encoding low density lipoprotein receptor adapter protein 1 isoform X1, whose translation is MRLCPDSGSGCNHATSTDCRRDSGRDVGEDGLTIGLAESSSKRSFKMSLSTFHLMQTIKNSPAALRRRFRRDRTESLSHGDPLFKVHYLGTEKIFSLDREQAQEAINHLLEGIANGKKLGKDHALVVRPRYVEVKELSTGRQLTKTYLQDIAYCAADANRPNVFLYICKHHGQQLQCRVFWCSRAERARDMTACLAHSFQRALSDWQQDGSATLPPGEGKGKRVEESSGSPANTKSSTLPASLGKVRWKKRGSVSRSPLRAISRRGSSSDSWN
- the LOC105416852 gene encoding low density lipoprotein receptor adapter protein 1 isoform X2, translating into MSLSTFHLMQTIKNSPAALRRRFRRDRTESLSHGDPLFKVHYLGTEKIFSLDREQAQEAINHLLEGIANGKKLGKDHALVVRPRYVEVKELSTGRQLTKTYLQDIAYCAADANRPNVFLYICKHHGQQLQCRVFWCSRAERARDMTACLAHSFQRALSDWQQDGSATLPPGEGKGKRVEESSGSPANTKSSTLPASLGKVRWKKRGSVSRSPLRAISRRGSSSDSWN